The following are from one region of the Corylus avellana chromosome ca1, CavTom2PMs-1.0 genome:
- the LOC132187626 gene encoding trihelix transcription factor ENAP2 encodes MDKEINQETPPSLLSNSNTKEEYSPRKPFAGGAAGSAGGGDRLKRDEWSEGAVSSLLEAYESKWVLRNRAKLKGHDWEDVARHVSSRANCAKSPKTQTQCKNKIESMKKRYRSESSTADASSWPLYTRLDLLLRGSGPVQAPPLPPPPPPPPPLPPTHLPPSAAPLMLLEPSPAAVQPPPPPPAPPPQVGTAQNSHGSNGIDRVAKEDGEGTKLSDQVSDKNHMETDSSTPALYSDKEKSRSKKMKMKMEKKKRRRREELEIADSIRWLAEVVVRSEQARMETMREIERMRVEAEAKRGEMDLKRTEILANTQLEIARLFAGIGKGVDSSLRIGRS; translated from the exons ATGGACAAAGAAATTAACCAAGAAACTCCTCCATCTCTCCTTTCTAACAGTAACACCAAGGAAGAGTACTCTCCAAGAAAACCATTTGCCGGCGGTGCCGCCGGCAGCGCTGGCGGTGGCGATAGGTTGAAAAGAGATGAGTGGAGTGAAGGAGCAGTTTCAAGCCTTCTTGAAGCCTATGAATCCAAATGGGTTCTCAGAAATCGAGCCAAGCTCAAAGGGCATGATTGGGAAGATGTTGCACGCCACGTTTCATCGCGTGCAAATTGTGCCAAGTCCCCTAAAACGCAAACTCAGTGCAAGAACAAGATTGAGTCAATGAAGAAAAGGTACCGGTCGGAGTCTTCCACTGCTGATGCCTCGTCATGGCCTCTATACACACGTCTTGACCTTTTGCTCCGTGGAAGTGGACCGGTTCAAGCTCCGCCACTGCCGCCTCCACCGCCAccacctcctcctcttcctcctacTCATCTACCTCCATCTGCCGCTCCTTTAATGTTGCTCGAGCCATCCCCGGCAGCGGTGCAACCACCGCCTCCGCCTCCAGCTCCTCCTCCACAAGTTGGAACCGCTCAAAACTCTCATGGATCCAATGGTATTGATAGGGTGGCCAAG GAAGATGGAGAAGGAACCAAATTATCCGACCAAGTGTCAGACAAGAACCACATGGAGACAGACAGCAGCACACCAGCCCTCTACAGTGACAAGGAAAAATCAAGGTCaaaaaagatgaagatgaaaatggagaagaagaagaggagaagaaggGAAGAACTGGAAATAGCAGACAGCATAAGATGGCTAGCAGAAGTAGTGGTGAGGTCAGAGCAAGCAAGGATGGAGACAATGAGGGAGATAGAGAGAATGAGAGTTGAAGCAGAGGCAAAGAGAGGTGAAATGGATCTCAAGAGAACAGAGATTCTTGCAAATACCCAGTTGGAGATTGCAAGGCTCTTTGCAGGCATTGGCAAAGGTGTTGATTCTTCATTAAGAATTGGAAGAAGTTGA
- the LOC132166988 gene encoding thioredoxin-like protein CITRX, chloroplastic, with translation MALLHIHTPSHSITTLSPILSFHSPPPLHFSLPHSTLKTHQQNSLFSTATTTKNTPFLLSTLPKKLLCQPPRGTYVREDYLVKKLSAQEVQELVKGERTVPIIIDFYATWCGPCILMAQELEMLAVEYEQNALIVKVDTDDEYEFARDMQVRGLPTVFFISPDPSKDAIRTEGLIPIQMMRDIIDNEM, from the exons ATGGCTCTCCTCCATATCCACACACCATCTCATAGCATAACCACCCTCTCCCCCATCCTCTCATTTCATTCCCCACCACCTCTTCACTTCTCTCTTCCTCACTCCACCTTGAAAACCCACCAACAAAACTCACTCTTTTCCACTGCCACAACTACCAAGAACACTCCTTTCTTGCTCTCAACACTCCCAAAAAAGCTGCTTTGCCAACCCCCTCGTGGCACGTATGTCAGAGAAGACTATCTTGTG AAGAAGTTGTCAGCCCAGGAGGTTCAGGAGCTGGTAAAGGGTGAAAGAACTGTACCCATTATTATTGATTTCTATGCAACATGGTGTGGACCCTGTATTTTGATGGCTCAAGAACTCGAAATG CTTGCGGTGGAGTATGAGCAAAATGCATTGATTGTTAAGGTTGATACAGATGACGAGTATGAATTTGCACGTGACATGCAG GTAAGAGGCTTGCCAACAGTGTTTTTTATTAGCCCAGATCCAAGCAAAGATGCAATCCGGACTGAAGGGCTTATCCCAATACAAATGATGCGGGATATAATTGATAATGAGATGTGA
- the LOC132162967 gene encoding monothiol glutaredoxin-S15, mitochondrial-like, with product MARALSSMVLKGIAGIPAARSSRIVCGSFYDNGMRYSTTVPSDPDTHQDFRPTNKLESGGVSLKDVVEQDVKENPVMIYMKGVPEFPQCGFSSLAVRVLKQYDVPLSARNILEDPELKNAVKAFSTWPTFPQIFIKGEFIGGSDIILNLHQTGELKEKLKDVAASQERSE from the exons ATGGCGAGAGCGTTGTCGAGCATGGTGCTGAAGGGCATCGCGGGTATCCCAGCCGCCCGTTCCAGTAGAATT GTCTGCGGATCCTTTTACGACAATGGGATGAGATATTCAACTACTGTGCCCAGTGATCCTGACACACACCAAGATTTTAGACCCACTAATAAGCTCGAGAGTGGTGGCGTTTCTTTGAAGGATGTTGTTGAGCAG GATGTTAAGGAAAATCCGGTAATGATTTACATGAAAGGGGTTCCTGAATTTCCTCAGTGTGGATTCAGCTCACTGGCAGTTAGAGTCTTAAAACAATATG ATGTTCCTTTGAGTGCTAGAAATATTTTGGAGGATCCTGAGCTGAAAAATGCTGTAAAAGCCTTCAG CACCTGGCCCACTTTTCCGCAGATATTCATCAAGGGAGAGTTCATTGGTGGGTCAGATATTATTCTCAATTTGCACCAG ACTGGTGAACTGAAGGAAAAGCTGAAAGATGTTGCAGCTAGCCAGGAGAGGTCTGAATAA